One Campylobacter lari DNA segment encodes these proteins:
- the plsX gene encoding phosphate acyltransferase PlsX: MTSIAIDAMGGDFGEKPIIEGVIQALKEREFKAILVGDPQKLKTLIPQELNSYIEYEEAFDVFAMEENSTDALKRKDSTIYKAIELVKNQKAKAVVSAGHSGATMSLATLRLGRLANIARPAIATLMPNIHSRTLVLDVGANVDCKSEHLFQFAIMGEAYAKEILKITKPRVALLSNGEEECKGNELTKETHQLLKQLPNFVGNAEGRDIFNGTIDVLVCDGFNGNILLKTGEGVASVITKLLKQEIQKSFLAKLGYLLAKPAFNELKTHIDYEEYGGAPLLGIKECVIISHGKSGPKAIKNAIFQALNFTQSNINQTIEKELSNYEIN, from the coding sequence ATGACAAGCATTGCTATTGATGCAATGGGAGGTGATTTTGGGGAAAAACCTATTATAGAAGGCGTAATTCAGGCTTTAAAAGAGCGTGAATTTAAAGCTATCTTGGTAGGAGATCCTCAAAAGCTTAAAACCTTAATCCCTCAAGAATTAAACTCATATATAGAATATGAAGAGGCTTTTGATGTATTTGCTATGGAAGAAAATTCCACAGATGCATTAAAAAGAAAAGATAGTACTATCTACAAGGCCATAGAGCTAGTAAAAAATCAAAAAGCAAAAGCTGTTGTTTCTGCTGGGCATAGTGGTGCTACCATGAGTTTAGCCACATTAAGACTTGGAAGATTAGCAAATATTGCTAGACCTGCAATAGCTACCTTAATGCCAAATATCCATTCAAGAACACTTGTATTAGATGTTGGAGCAAATGTTGATTGTAAAAGCGAGCATTTATTTCAATTTGCTATTATGGGCGAAGCCTATGCTAAAGAGATTTTAAAAATTACTAAACCTAGAGTTGCTTTACTATCAAATGGTGAAGAAGAATGTAAGGGAAATGAGCTTACCAAAGAAACTCATCAACTCTTAAAACAACTTCCAAATTTTGTCGGAAATGCCGAAGGTAGAGATATCTTTAATGGCACTATAGATGTATTAGTATGCGATGGGTTTAATGGGAATATTTTACTTAAAACAGGTGAAGGTGTAGCAAGTGTTATTACAAAGCTTCTAAAACAAGAAATTCAAAAATCTTTTTTAGCAAAACTTGGCTATCTTTTAGCAAAACCAGCTTTTAATGAACTAAAAACTCATATTGATTATGAAGAATATGGTGGAGCCCCACTTTTAGGCATAAAAGAATGTGTCATTATAAGTCATGGAAAAAGTGGTCCAAAAGCTATAAAAAATGCTATTTTTCAAGCATTAAATTTCACACAATCAAATATAAATCAAACTATAGAAAAAGAACTTTCTAATTATGAAATCAACTAA
- a CDS encoding beta-ketoacyl-ACP synthase III — MKSTKASLKSIASYIPTKTLSNFDLEKMVQTSNEWILRRTGIEQRRIANDDENTSDLGTKAAIKAIQRANLNPQDIDAIIVATLSPDYFTMPSTACKIAHNLGLKNITAFDISAACSGFIYLLELAKSMVESGAKKNVLIIGAEKISSIMDYTDRSICVLFGDGAGAGVVSLDDNFPIIDTHTASDGEFGGLLMTQRSQKSSICSPLSMQMKGNEVFKIAVNTLSNDVVEILTKNDIKSEEIDLFIPHQANLRIIKAVQEKLNFKDEQCVVTVQKYGNTSAASIPMAMNDAYEQGRLKQGSLVLLDAFGGGFTWGSALLRFGGENNK, encoded by the coding sequence ATGAAATCAACTAAAGCTTCCTTAAAAAGTATAGCTTCTTATATTCCTACAAAAACTCTGAGTAATTTTGACTTAGAAAAAATGGTTCAAACTAGTAATGAATGGATATTAAGAAGAACTGGTATAGAACAAAGACGTATAGCAAATGATGATGAGAATACAAGCGATCTTGGTACTAAAGCAGCTATTAAAGCCATACAAAGAGCTAATTTAAATCCTCAAGATATAGATGCAATCATCGTAGCTACTTTAAGCCCTGATTATTTTACCATGCCATCAACTGCGTGCAAAATCGCTCATAATTTAGGCTTAAAAAATATCACCGCTTTTGATATTTCTGCTGCATGCTCAGGGTTTATTTATCTTTTAGAGCTTGCAAAATCTATGGTTGAAAGTGGTGCCAAAAAAAATGTATTAATCATAGGGGCTGAAAAAATTAGTTCTATCATGGATTATACTGATAGAAGCATTTGTGTTTTATTTGGTGATGGAGCTGGTGCTGGGGTTGTGTCATTAGATGATAATTTCCCTATCATAGATACTCATACTGCAAGTGATGGAGAATTTGGAGGTTTATTAATGACTCAAAGATCTCAAAAAAGCAGTATCTGCTCTCCACTTTCCATGCAAATGAAGGGAAATGAAGTATTTAAAATCGCAGTGAATACTCTAAGTAATGATGTTGTTGAAATTCTTACCAAAAATGATATAAAAAGCGAAGAAATTGATCTTTTTATACCTCATCAAGCTAATTTAAGAATTATCAAAGCCGTACAAGAAAAATTAAATTTTAAAGATGAACAATGTGTAGTTACTGTTCAAAAATATGGCAATACCTCAGCCGCCTCAATTCCTATGGCAATGAATGATGCTTATGAGCAAGGTCGTTTAAAACAAGGTTCGCTAGTATTACTTGATGCTTTTGGTGGTGGTTTTACTTGGGGTTCAGCACTACTTCGTTTTGGCGGAGAAAATAACAAATAA